A part of Ignavibacteriales bacterium genomic DNA contains:
- the rpsC gene encoding 30S ribosomal protein S3 has protein sequence MGQKTNPVGLRVGIIRGWDSNWYENKSYAHKLKEDSKLRAYVRNRLKKAGISRIIIDRTSKNIILTISTSRPGVVIGKSGKEITQLEQELRQVTDKEVKVQITEIKRPELDAYLVAENIAMQLTGRVSFRRAMKMAITSAMRMGAEGIRIMCAGRLGGAEMARTEQYKQGRIPLHTLRADIDYATGRAETVYGSIGIKVWICHGEILGKRVSE, from the coding sequence TTGGGACAAAAAACAAATCCGGTTGGATTAAGAGTTGGAATAATTAGAGGATGGGACTCTAATTGGTATGAAAATAAAAGTTATGCTCACAAACTGAAAGAAGATTCTAAGTTAAGAGCATACGTTAGAAACAGACTTAAAAAAGCCGGAATTTCCAGAATCATAATAGACAGAACTTCCAAAAATATTATTCTTACAATTTCCACGTCGAGGCCTGGAGTTGTTATTGGTAAAAGTGGAAAAGAAATAACACAGCTGGAACAAGAATTAAGACAAGTGACAGATAAAGAAGTTAAAGTTCAGATAACCGAAATTAAGCGCCCAGAATTAGATGCTTATCTTGTGGCAGAGAACATTGCAATGCAGCTAACCGGACGTGTTTCTTTCAGGAGAGCTATGAAAATGGCTATCACTTCTGCAATGAGAATGGGAGCTGAAGGAATTAGAATCATGTGTGCTGGCAGACTTGGCGGTGCAGAAATGGCACGCACAGAACAATACAAACAAGGGCGAATTCCACTTCATACTTTGCGAGCAGATATTGATTATGCAACTGGAAGAGCTGAAACGGTCTATGGATCTATTGGAATAAAAGTATGGATTTGCCACGGCGAAATTTTAGGCAAGAGAGTTTCAGAATAA
- the tuf gene encoding elongation factor Tu, whose translation MAKEKFDRSKPHVNIGTIGHVDHGKTTLTAAITMALSRKGLSAIRSFDSIDNAPEERERGITIATAHVEYSTANRHYAHVDCPGHADYVKNMITGAAQMDGAILVVAATDGPMPQTREHILLARQVGVPKIVVFLNKVDMVDDPELIELVEEELRDLLKKYEFPGDDIPIIKGSALRALEAGSDPAVPITDERFNCIWQLMDAVDSYIPVPERSTDKPFLMPVEDVFSITGRGTVATGRVERGQVKIQEEVELIGLGLHKKTVVTGIEMFRKELDSAMAGDNAGILLRGVDKNEIERGMVLAKTGSITPHMKFEGEVYILSKDEGGRHTPFFNGYRPQFYFRTTDVTGVATLPEGTEMVMPGDNIRLSIDLISPIAMEEKLRFAIREGGRTVGAGVVTKIIE comes from the coding sequence ATGGCTAAAGAAAAATTTGACAGAAGTAAGCCGCACGTTAACATCGGCACTATCGGTCACGTAGATCATGGTAAAACTACATTAACTGCTGCTATCACTATGGCTCTTTCAAGAAAAGGTTTATCAGCAATCAGATCATTTGATAGTATTGATAACGCACCTGAAGAAAGAGAAAGAGGAATTACTATTGCAACCGCTCATGTTGAATATTCAACCGCTAACAGACACTATGCTCACGTTGATTGTCCTGGTCACGCTGATTATGTGAAAAACATGATTACCGGTGCAGCGCAAATGGATGGGGCAATTCTTGTCGTGGCTGCTACTGATGGTCCTATGCCGCAGACAAGAGAGCATATTCTTTTGGCTCGTCAGGTCGGTGTACCAAAGATTGTTGTATTCTTAAATAAAGTAGATATGGTTGATGATCCGGAATTGATTGAGCTTGTTGAAGAAGAATTGAGAGATCTGTTAAAAAAATATGAATTTCCTGGTGACGATATCCCAATCATTAAAGGTTCAGCGCTTCGTGCATTAGAAGCTGGATCAGATCCGGCAGTTCCTATTACTGATGAAAGATTCAATTGTATTTGGCAGCTTATGGATGCAGTTGACTCTTACATTCCCGTTCCTGAAAGAAGCACGGATAAACCGTTCTTAATGCCGGTTGAAGATGTTTTTTCAATCACTGGCCGCGGTACAGTAGCTACTGGAAGAGTTGAAAGAGGACAGGTAAAAATTCAGGAAGAGGTTGAACTTATTGGTTTAGGACTTCACAAAAAAACAGTTGTTACCGGTATCGAAATGTTTAGGAAAGAACTTGATTCTGCTATGGCTGGTGATAATGCTGGAATTTTATTAAGAGGTGTTGATAAAAATGAAATCGAAAGAGGAATGGTACTTGCAAAAACGGGTTCCATAACTCCTCATATGAAATTTGAAGGTGAAGTTTACATTCTTTCTAAAGATGAAGGTGGAAGACACACGCCATTTTTTAATGGATACAGACCACAGTTTTATTTTAGAACAACCGATGTAACTGGAGTTGCTACTTTACCTGAAGGAACAGAAATGGTTATGCCGGGAGATAACATCAGATTATCAATTGATTTGATTTCTCCTATTGCTATGGAAGAGAAATTAAGATTTGCTATTCGTGAAGGTGGTAGAACTGTTGGTGCTGGTGTTGTAACAAAGATAATTGAATAA
- the rplV gene encoding 50S ribosomal protein L22: MEAKAIHRYIGSSPRKMRLVIDLIRGIRVDRAMEILHFQPKHASNDAEKVLRSAVSNLMNANETERIEPSDLYVKEVFVDQGPTLKRISPAPMGRAYKIRKRSCHLTIVVATKE, encoded by the coding sequence ATGGAAGCAAAAGCAATACACAGATATATAGGTTCATCACCCAGGAAAATGAGATTGGTAATCGATCTTATTAGAGGAATCCGGGTTGATAGAGCAATGGAAATTCTTCACTTTCAACCAAAGCATGCATCGAATGATGCTGAAAAAGTTTTAAGATCTGCCGTTTCAAATCTTATGAATGCAAATGAGACCGAGAGAATTGAACCTTCTGATCTTTATGTAAAAGAGGTGTTCGTTGATCAAGGACCTACATTAAAAAGAATTTCACCAGCCCCCATGGGTCGTGCTTATAAAATTAGAAAAAGATCTTGTCACTTAACAATTGTGGTCGCCACAAAAGAATAA
- the fusA gene encoding elongation factor G: MARKFNIDKVRNIGIMAHIDAGKTTTTERILFYTGRTHRIGEVHDGAATMDWMEQEKERGITITSAATTCLWKDHQINIIDTPGHVDFTVEVERSLRVLDGAVALFCAVGGVEPQSETVWRQADKYGVPRIAFVNKMDRTGADFYNAVQMMKDRLGANAVPVTLPIGEGDLFAGVINLITLKARMYTEDASGSTFEDIEIPHDLLEITTKYRTLMLEAVSDVDDTLLEKYLEGKDISADEVKKVLRRATIQSKIIPVLCGSAFKNKGVQKLLDSVIDFLPSPMDNPAIEAHHIGIKDMVERKISDDEKFTALAFKIMNDPYVGKLTFFRVYCGTLSSGSYIFNSTSGKKERISRLMQMHANHREEVDEVRAGDIAAAVGLKFTRTGDTLCDEKDPVILEKIIFPEPVIQIAIEPKTKADQDKLSDALQKLSDEDPTFRVKVDDETGQTLMSGMGELHLEILVDRMRREFKVEANIGKPQVAYRETITQTVDSEGKFIKQSGGRGKFGHVWVELSPNEPGKGYEFTNGIVGGVVPKEYIPAVSVGIQEAMRNGIVAGFPVVDIKAKIFDGSYHDVDSDELSFKVAGSIAFKEGSKKARPVLLEPMMSVEVITPEEYLGDVMGDLNSRRGKIEGFTARKDAQVIKAIVPLAEMFGYATILRSMTQGRAIYSMQFSHYNEVPKSIAEEIAEKSLGKKSTATT; the protein is encoded by the coding sequence ATGGCAAGAAAATTTAATATAGATAAAGTACGCAACATCGGAATTATGGCTCACATTGATGCCGGAAAAACCACTACAACTGAAAGAATCCTTTTTTATACCGGAAGAACTCATCGTATTGGGGAAGTTCACGATGGCGCTGCCACGATGGATTGGATGGAGCAGGAAAAAGAACGCGGTATCACTATTACTAGTGCTGCTACTACATGTTTATGGAAGGATCACCAGATAAACATAATTGATACACCAGGTCATGTCGACTTCACTGTTGAAGTTGAAAGATCATTACGAGTTTTAGATGGTGCTGTCGCATTATTCTGTGCTGTTGGTGGAGTTGAGCCCCAATCAGAAACTGTTTGGAGACAAGCTGATAAATATGGTGTCCCAAGAATAGCCTTTGTTAATAAAATGGATAGAACCGGTGCTGATTTTTACAATGCCGTACAAATGATGAAGGATAGACTCGGTGCTAATGCTGTTCCAGTTACGCTTCCAATTGGCGAAGGCGATCTTTTTGCTGGAGTTATAAATCTCATAACTCTTAAGGCAAGAATGTACACTGAAGATGCCTCCGGTTCAACCTTTGAAGATATTGAAATTCCACATGATCTTTTAGAGATCACTACCAAATACAGAACTCTAATGTTAGAAGCAGTTAGTGATGTTGATGATACTCTACTCGAAAAGTATTTGGAAGGAAAAGACATTAGTGCTGATGAAGTAAAAAAAGTTTTAAGAAGAGCAACAATTCAATCGAAAATTATTCCGGTTCTTTGCGGCTCTGCCTTTAAAAATAAAGGTGTACAAAAATTATTAGATTCAGTAATTGATTTTCTCCCATCTCCGATGGATAATCCCGCGATCGAAGCGCATCACATTGGTATCAAAGACATGGTGGAGAGAAAAATTAGCGATGATGAAAAATTTACGGCTCTGGCATTTAAAATAATGAATGATCCCTACGTTGGAAAGTTGACTTTTTTTAGAGTTTATTGTGGAACTCTTTCTTCCGGCTCTTATATTTTTAATTCTACAAGTGGCAAAAAAGAAAGAATCAGTCGGTTGATGCAGATGCATGCGAATCATCGCGAGGAAGTGGATGAAGTTAGGGCTGGTGATATCGCAGCTGCTGTCGGTTTAAAATTTACCCGAACCGGTGACACACTTTGTGATGAAAAAGATCCGGTTATCCTTGAAAAAATTATTTTCCCAGAGCCTGTAATCCAGATAGCTATCGAACCAAAAACTAAAGCTGATCAGGATAAACTTTCTGATGCACTTCAAAAGTTGTCTGATGAAGACCCTACTTTTAGAGTTAAGGTTGATGATGAAACCGGTCAAACTTTAATGAGTGGCATGGGCGAATTACATCTTGAAATCTTAGTTGATAGAATGAGAAGAGAATTCAAAGTTGAAGCAAATATCGGTAAACCACAAGTGGCATATCGAGAAACCATAACACAAACAGTGGATAGTGAAGGGAAGTTTATAAAACAATCTGGTGGTCGAGGAAAGTTTGGTCACGTTTGGGTTGAGCTTTCTCCAAATGAACCTGGTAAGGGCTATGAATTCACGAATGGAATTGTTGGCGGGGTGGTGCCTAAGGAATATATCCCGGCAGTTTCTGTTGGTATTCAAGAAGCAATGCGTAATGGTATTGTTGCAGGATTCCCCGTCGTAGATATTAAAGCAAAAATATTTGATGGTTCGTATCATGACGTAGATTCGGATGAGCTCTCTTTCAAAGTTGCCGGTTCAATTGCTTTTAAAGAAGGATCTAAAAAAGCAAGGCCTGTTCTTCTCGAACCAATGATGAGCGTTGAAGTAATCACGCCTGAAGAATATCTCGGTGATGTAATGGGTGATCTTAATTCCAGAAGAGGGAAGATCGAAGGATTTACAGCCAGAAAAGATGCTCAGGTGATCAAAGCAATAGTTCCACTTGCAGAGATGTTCGGCTACGCAACTATATTAAGATCGATGACACAAGGAAGAGCAATCTATTCAATGCAGTTTTCACATTATAATGAAGTTCCAAAATCAATTGCTGAAGAAATAGCTGAAAAATCTCTCGGTAAAAAATCAACTGCAACAACATAA
- the rpsS gene encoding 30S ribosomal protein S19 — translation MPRSIKKGPFVSTKLFQKIKKLNESNQKKIIKTWSRSSTILPDFVGHTIAVHNGNKMIPIYVTENMVGHKLGEFSPTRIFRGHPGTKAEKAAKTN, via the coding sequence ATGCCAAGATCAATTAAAAAAGGTCCTTTTGTCAGCACCAAACTATTTCAAAAAATTAAAAAGCTGAATGAAAGTAATCAAAAAAAAATTATTAAAACTTGGTCTCGTTCATCAACTATTTTACCAGACTTTGTTGGACATACTATCGCGGTTCACAACGGCAACAAAATGATTCCAATTTATGTTACTGAAAATATGGTTGGTCATAAGTTAGGGGAATTTTCACCAACAAGAATTTTCAGAGGACATCCGGGAACTAAGGCTGAAAAAGCTGCTAAAACTAATTAA
- the rplW gene encoding 50S ribosomal protein L23, with protein MRQILIRPLITEKMTNLTADKGIYGFMVSPAANKIEIAKEIEKKFQVHVESVRTVNHPGKLKTQFRKSGRFSGKTSATKKAYITLKKGETIELFEQV; from the coding sequence ATGCGTCAGATTTTAATAAGACCTCTGATAACTGAAAAAATGACAAACCTAACTGCGGATAAAGGTATCTATGGATTTATGGTTTCACCTGCAGCAAATAAAATAGAAATTGCAAAAGAGATCGAAAAAAAATTCCAAGTGCATGTTGAATCAGTTAGAACTGTTAATCATCCCGGTAAGTTAAAAACTCAGTTTAGAAAAAGCGGAAGATTTTCTGGGAAGACTTCTGCAACAAAAAAAGCATATATCACTCTTAAGAAGGGTGAAACAATTGAATTATTCGAGCAAGTTTAA
- the rplD gene encoding 50S ribosomal protein L4, whose product MNLDIYKIDGSVTGEKIELADDIFGIQPNDHAIYLSVKSYLANQRQGTHKSKERGEVSGGGKKPWKQKGRGGARAGTTRSPLWVGGGTIFGPRPRDYREDIPKKVKKLARRSALSYKVKDEQLIIVEDFNFENPKTKEFAKMLSALKVGGKKVLLLTKENMETIYKSGRNIAKVRVLEAAKASTYDILNNQVLVLQKGAVETITNSFQTRKEGVN is encoded by the coding sequence ATGAATTTAGATATTTACAAAATAGACGGTTCGGTTACCGGCGAAAAAATTGAATTAGCTGATGATATATTTGGCATTCAACCAAATGATCATGCAATCTATCTTTCTGTTAAATCATACTTAGCCAATCAAAGACAGGGTACTCACAAGTCTAAAGAAAGAGGAGAAGTGAGCGGCGGCGGTAAAAAACCATGGAAGCAAAAAGGCAGGGGTGGTGCAAGAGCAGGTACCACACGATCACCACTATGGGTTGGTGGAGGAACTATTTTCGGACCTCGACCACGAGATTATAGAGAGGATATTCCCAAAAAAGTTAAAAAATTGGCACGCAGATCGGCATTAAGTTATAAAGTAAAAGACGAGCAATTAATTATTGTCGAAGATTTCAATTTTGAAAATCCAAAAACTAAAGAATTTGCAAAAATGCTTAGTGCATTGAAGGTTGGTGGCAAAAAGGTATTATTATTGACTAAAGAAAACATGGAAACCATCTATAAGTCAGGCCGTAATATTGCGAAAGTTCGGGTACTCGAGGCTGCAAAAGCTTCTACCTATGACATTCTCAACAATCAAGTACTTGTACTTCAGAAAGGTGCCGTTGAGACGATAACGAATTCTTTTCAAACCAGGAAGGAGGGGGTAAACTAA
- the rpsJ gene encoding 30S ribosomal protein S10: MAGQKIRIKLKSYDHILIDKSTEKIIKTVRSTGAVVSGPIPLPTKRTVYTVLRSPHVDKKSREQFETRAHKRIIDIHNSNNKTVDSLSKLDIPAGVDIEIKL; the protein is encoded by the coding sequence GTGGCAGGTCAAAAAATTAGAATTAAGTTAAAATCTTACGATCACATTCTAATTGATAAATCAACTGAAAAGATTATCAAGACAGTAAGAAGTACAGGAGCAGTTGTATCTGGGCCTATACCATTGCCAACTAAAAGAACAGTTTATACTGTGTTAAGATCTCCCCATGTTGATAAAAAATCGCGTGAACAATTCGAAACTCGCGCTCATAAAAGAATTATTGATATTCATAATTCTAATAACAAAACTGTTGACTCCCTCAGTAAATTAGATATACCTGCTGGCGTTGACATTGAGATAAAGCTTTAA
- the rplB gene encoding 50S ribosomal protein L2: MAIIKLKPNTPGTRFRSDFSFEEITKSTPEKSLTKAIKKSGGRNNHGRVTARHIGGGHKQRYRIIDFKRDKSGIPATVHSIEYDPNRTCRIALLHYVDGEKRYILAPEGLQVGTKVISGVGSDITVGNALPLSDMPLGSFVHNVEIKPGKGGQLGRSAGSSLQVLSKDGDYAQLKMPSGEVRMIRLNCMATYGIVGNSEKENISLGKAGRSRWMGIRPHVRGVAMNPVDHPMGGGEGKTSGGGHPVSPWGQKAKGLKTRKHKKSSNKFIIKRRKK; the protein is encoded by the coding sequence ATGGCTATAATTAAATTAAAACCAAATACTCCTGGTACAAGATTTAGATCAGATTTTTCATTTGAGGAGATTACAAAATCAACACCTGAAAAGTCACTTACCAAAGCTATTAAAAAAAGCGGCGGTAGAAATAATCACGGTAGAGTAACAGCAAGACATATCGGCGGTGGACATAAACAGAGATATCGAATAATAGATTTTAAAAGAGATAAATCTGGAATTCCAGCAACAGTACATTCAATAGAGTATGATCCTAATAGAACATGCCGGATAGCCTTGCTGCACTACGTTGATGGTGAAAAAAGATATATTTTAGCTCCTGAAGGATTACAGGTAGGTACCAAAGTTATTTCTGGAGTCGGAAGCGATATTACAGTTGGCAATGCTTTACCATTGAGCGATATGCCTTTAGGCAGTTTTGTTCATAATGTTGAAATCAAACCTGGCAAAGGTGGTCAGCTCGGTCGAAGTGCAGGTTCATCCTTACAGGTCCTTTCAAAGGATGGTGATTATGCACAGTTAAAAATGCCTTCTGGCGAAGTTCGAATGATAAGACTAAATTGCATGGCTACCTACGGGATAGTTGGAAATTCTGAAAAAGAAAACATAAGTTTGGGAAAAGCCGGTAGAAGCCGATGGATGGGAATTAGACCTCATGTTAGAGGTGTAGCAATGAACCCGGTCGATCATCCGATGGGTGGTGGTGAAGGTAAAACATCAGGCGGCGGTCATCCTGTTTCACCGTGGGGTCAAAAAGCTAAAGGGCTTAAAACCCGTAAACATAAAAAGAGTTCGAATAAATTCATTATTAAAAGACGTAAAAAATAG